A region of Rhinoraja longicauda isolate Sanriku21f chromosome 31, sRhiLon1.1, whole genome shotgun sequence DNA encodes the following proteins:
- the zbtb26 gene encoding zinc finger and BTB domain-containing protein 26 yields MAPNSDVLRFKFTSYGDSMLQKMNLLRQQKRFCDVTIRINNVAFLGHKIVFAACSPFLRDQFLLNDSKDVRISLLQSSEVGEQILLSCYTGILEFPVKELVNYLTAASYLQMGHIVEKCTQALSKYIEPKLLSEDQGHQIGESSTSNAFPESSERLQESPLSDSGKNKMEDLTQTQDISDCETDSEDSNIRIVKVESLTSDIQESENGDSLSHLSNNYSNSVERAVAHSPDSQHSLVNSSVDSRSNKVLDSCLQNFVADPPRLSEVVNGTSFMLAANEFELQGLSSFPNEEMAAAGGFLFRRNRSTKLFANKTMYTNHIKMQDKWLQKPHHCSKCGKIFQHLENFISHLKTHKLFLCLRCGKIFTQKSNLTRHIRVHTGIKPYQCTICGKTFTQKCSLQDHLNLHSGDRPHKCNYCEVGFAHKPALRRHLKEQHGKKCVDNVTEGSIQEITLEVDTIE; encoded by the coding sequence ATGGCTCCAAATTCTGATGTCCTTCGGTTTAAGTTTACAAGCTATGGAGATTCCATGTTGCAAAAAATGAATTTGCTGAGGCAGCAAAAACGATTCTGTGATGTTACGATTCGAATCAACAACGTGGCATTTCTGGGGCATAAAATAGTTTTTGCTGCATGCTCTCCCTTTTTGAGGGATCAGTTTTTGCTGAATGATTCAAAGGATGTCAGAATTTCACTTCTCCAGAGTTCTGAGGTTGGAGAACAGATACTTTTATCCTGCTACACTGGTATCCTAGAATTCCCTGTGAAGGAATTGGTAAATTATTTAACTGCTGCAAGCTATCTACAAATGGGTCACATTGTGGAAAAATGCACACAAGCTCTTTCTAAATACATTGAGCCAAAGTTGTTGTCTGAAGACCAAGGGCACCAAATAGGGGAAAGCAGCACTTCAAATGCATTTCCTGAAAGTTCAGAAAGGCTACAAGAAAGTCCACTCTCTGAttctggaaagaacaaaatggaagATCTCACACAGACTCAAGATATTTCTGACTGTGAAACAGACTCTGAAGACAGCAACATTCGTATTGTCAAGGTGGAATCTCTGACTAGTGATATTCAAGAGAGCGAGAACGGCGACAGTTTGAGCCATCTCTCCAATAACTACAGTAAtagtgtggaacgagctgtcgcaCATTCTCCCGATTCGCAGCACTCCCTTGTTAATTCATCGGTTGATTCCAGAAGCAACAAGGTGTTAGACAGCTGTTTACAGAACTTTGTAGCTGATCCGCCCAGATTGTCGGAAGTGGTCAATGGCACAAGTTTTATGCTGGCAGCTAATGAGTTTGAGCTGCAAGGTCTGAGCAGTTTTCCAAATGAGGAAATGGCGGCTGCGGGTGGGTTTTTATTCAGACGCAACAGGAGCACAAAActctttgcaaacaaaaccatgtACACCAATCATATTAAAATGCAGGATAAATGGCTTCAAAAGCCCCATCATTGCAGTAAATGTGGTAAAATTTTTCAGCATCTCGAAAACTTCATCAGCCATCTGAAAACTCACAAACTTTTCCTGTGTCTGCGCTGCGGCAAAATCTTCACGCAAAAGAGTAATCTGACGCGGCACATCCGAGTACACACGGGAATCAAGCCCTATCAATGCACAATCTGTGGGAAGACATTCACACAGAAATGTTCTCTGCAGGACCACCTGAATCTCCATAGCGGTGACAGACCGCACAAGTGCAACTACTGTGAAGTGGGCTTTGCACATAAGCCCGCTCTCAGGCGCCACCTCAAAGAACAGCACGGGAAGAAATGTGTAGATAATGTCACTGAAGGAAGCATACAAGAAATTACTCTAGAAGTAGATACTATTGAATGA